A window of the Gossypium arboreum isolate Shixiya-1 chromosome 2, ASM2569848v2, whole genome shotgun sequence genome harbors these coding sequences:
- the LOC108462762 gene encoding THO complex subunit 7A-like — MLGKGRKVSGRGETVTANYAFGPAEDDAIIKHRLLTRTTTTRGEPPLKKLQRKFTSFVLEVEKDEENYNDCAKLSKAFLQELSTFEIPLLKSKAVIDANLREKENFNELKDEINRQISLVQTDIEELKKQLEESKIERQHKEECEAIRKLISAQPPRSETQKSIIEIEKEIAALEAENTAGSRLLELRKKQFALLLHVVDELQNTIEEDQKSLIEEMRMVTEEQKSGMEDASGGSEAMAVD, encoded by the exons ATGTTGGGGAAAGGAAGGAAAGTGTCTGGTAGAGGAGAGACGGTCACGGCAAATTATGCTTTTGGCCCAGCTGAAGATGATGCTATTATAAAACACAGGCTTCTGACCCGTACAACTACTACGAGAGGCGAACCACCATTGAAGAAACTTCAAAGGAAGTTTACCTCATTTGTGTTAGAGGTTGAAAAAGATGAAGAAAACTATAATGATTGCGCAAAACTTTCCAAGGCTTTCTTACAAGAGTTGTCTACTTTTGAGATTCCTTTACTAAAGAGTAAAGCTGTTATTGATGCAAATCTTAGAGAGAAGGAGAACTTCAATGAGTTAAAAGATGAGATAAATAGGCAGATATCGCTTGTGCAGACTGACATAGAAGAGCTAAAGAAACAACTAGAGGAAAGTAAGATTGAAAGGCAACACAAGGAGGAGTGTGAGGCTATTAGGAAACTGATCTCCGCACAGCCTCCAAGATCTGAGACACAAAAAAGCATAATAGAGATAGAGAAAGAGATTGCGGCATTGGAGGCAGAGAATACTGCTGGTTCAAGGTTGCTGGAGCTTCGGAAAAAACAGTTTGCGTTGCTGCTGCATGTG GTGGATGAGTTGCAAAATACCATAGAAGAGGATCAGAAGAGTTTGATCGAGGAGATGAGAATGGTGACTGAAGAGCAGAAGAGTGGGATGGAAGATGCCAGTGGGGGCTCTGAAGCCATGGCTGTTGATTAG
- the LOC108466125 gene encoding transcription factor MYB53-like, whose amino-acid sequence MMGRPPPCSRDENGLKKGPWTPEEDRILVDYIQRHGHGSWRALPKLAGLNRCGKSCRLRWTNYLRPDIKRGRFSEEEEHTIINLHASLGNKWSAIATHLPGRTDNEIKNFWNTHLRKKLFQMGIDPVTHRPRTDLNILPNLPQLLAAANFTNLMMTNIPLDAAHLAKLQSLHNIIQVLGTTPTMEALNFLAGPTFRENHQFSNLSLGFAPQELTQLQSNLLNLEAPQQHQPEVTEYHNQPMEDSNNHQFSSLSPANIPPLLTQSQLPALVPASPERRPQTENKNINPINISNPSSTSTTFEGWGDLMDDEESDSYWRDIIRPGIISDMALLLKELWD is encoded by the exons ATGATGGGGAGACCACCGCCTTGTAGTCGTGATGAAAATGGCCTGAAAAAGGGGCCTTGGACGCCTGAGGAAGACCGGATTCTTGTAGATTACATTCAGAGACATGGGCATGGAAGCTGGAGAGCACTTCCTAAGCTTGCTGGATTGAACAGGTGTGGGAAGAGTTGCAGGCTTAGATGGACTAATTATCTCAGGCCTGATATTAAACGAGGAAGGTTTTCCGAGGAAGAAGAACACACCATTATCAACCTTCATGCTTCTCTTGGCAATAA GTGGTCTGCAATAGCAACTCATCTCCCTGGAAGAACAGATAATGAAATTAAGAATTTCTGGAACACTCATCTGAGGAAGAAGCTATTTCAAATGGGAATTGATCCAGTGACTCACAGACCAAGAACTGATCTCAACATTCTACCCAACCTGCCTCAGTTGCTTGCTGCTGCAAACTTTACTAACCTCATGATGACTAATATTCCTTTGGATGCTGCACACCTTGCTAAACTCCAATCGTTGCATAACATAATTCAAGTTCTGGGTACTACTCCAACTATGGAAGCACTCAACTTTCTAGCAGGACCAACTTTCCGGGAAAATCACCAGTTTAGTAATCTCTCATTGGGTTTTGCTCCGCAAGAACTTACTCAATTACAGTCAAATCTTCTCAACTTGGAAGCTCCACAACAACATCAACCGGAGGTTACTGAATATCATAACCAGCCAATGGAAGACTCCAACAACCATCAATTCTCATCCCTATCTCCTGCTAATATTCCACCACTTTTAACTCAATCGCAGCTTCCGGCATTAGTTCCGGCCTCACCCGAACGTCGACCCCAAACCGAAAACAAGAATATCAACCCAATTAATATATCTAACCCTTCATCTACTTCAACCACCTTTGAAGGTTGGGGAGATCTTATGGATGATGAAGAAAGTGACTCTTACTGGAGAGATATCATAAGA CCAGGCATCATCTCAGACATGGCCCTTCTCTTAAAGGAGCTTTGGGATTGA